From the genome of BD1-7 clade bacterium:
CTGAATTATCCTGGCTGGTATCGGGCTTGGGAGAATTCTGATGCAGAATTCATCTATTACCGTTGCGGGGGCAGCACAGGTATTTCACCTGTTTCCCATTTAAAACACAGTCTCGAAATTCCGTTATCGAAGTAGCGTTACCTTGGATGGCGCGAAGTATAGGGACGAAATTCAAAGAGGGCAATATAAAAAGGTTGAGAGGATATTGCATTGATTTTTGATTTTAACGAAGGCACTGCTCTATAATCTGCCCCCGTAAAGGTGCCTGACTGCCGCGTATTGATCAAATAACTGTGGGCTGAAGGGTAAAAGGGAATTCATCACAAATAAATGTCGAATAAGTATCGGGAAAGACCCCGTGATTCGATTTTTTGTGAATGAAGCTGTACCCGCAACTGTCGACGGCGAGCTCTGTCCATATCCACTGGAGATGACGATTTTCTGAGTCGGTATCCGGGAAGGCGGAACAGGGTGTTGAACCATCAGCCAGGAAACCTGCCTTTGCATGGGCTTATGCCCGCATTACCTGTGGTCGGGATTTGCCGCAGGGCCTGTGATGGTGTTTTTTGTGTTTTAGTTTATAAAGATATTGAACTGACCCAGAGCATCGCCGATGTGCATTGTTCTTACTTTTATTTGCATGTTTGCGCCTCCAGAGCCCTGACCCCTCCATAGCCTTTTTCTTTGAATATTGCCTCGCGCCGGGCTAGCGTAGAGCCGCTTTCTATTCAGGTTATCTATTATGCAACTAAACAAAATTCCGGCCACGATTGTTACTGGCTTCCTTGGTAGTGGCAAAACCACACTGTTATCTAATGTACTCAAGCAAGCGGCGGGTAAACGTATTGCCGTTATCGTTAACGAATTTGGTGAGCTTGATATTGATGCGGATTTGCTGCGCAATTGCCCTCTAGACTGTGAAGATGAAAGTGCCGAAGTCGTTGAAGGTGACGATGGCATTTACGAGCTCGCAAACGGCTGTATCTGCTGCACTGTAGAAGAGGAATTTTTACCGGTTATGCAAGAGCTGGTTAAGCGTCGTGACGATATTGATCATATCTTGATCGAAACGAGTGGTTTGGCATTACCAAAACCTTTGGTACAGGCTTTCAACTGGCCTGAGATTAAACAGCATTGCACTGTCGACGCGGTGATCACCGTTGTTGATGGCCCCGCAGTAGCGGCGGGTCGCTTCGCCGCCGATGAGAGCAAGGTTCAAGCCCAGCGCTTAGCAGATGAAAGCCTCGATCATGATCCTAGCTTGCAAGAACTTCTTGATGACCAACTAAGCGCAGCTGATCTCGTTGTTGTTAGCAAGAACGATTTGTTAGACGATGATCAGCGTGAAAAAGTGAAATCCGTTGTTGCTACTGAAGTATCCGATTCGGTCAAGAGTGTTTATATCAGTAATGGTGAAGCCCAGCTTGATCTGCTGTTAGGTTTAGGTATGGCAGCTGAAGAACGTATCGATCATGTACACACACATCATGATCATCACCACGACCATGATCATGATCACTCCCATGCACATGATCACTTTGATTCGTATGTGATTACGCTGGGCCAAGTTGATGGCGATAAGTTGCAAACACAGCTGAAGGATTTGTTGGCTAACAACAACATCTTTAGAGCAAAAGGTTTTGCAGCATTGCCGGGTAAGCCGATGCGTCAGGTTCTGCAAGCGGTTGGCGAACGTCTTGATGTGCATTTTGATCGTCTTTGGACGGCGGACGAAACGCCTAAAACTCAGCTTGTGTTTATCGGCAAAGGCATCACCGAGCAACAACTGATTGATTCACTCAAGCTAGCTGAAGTCGCCTAACCCACAGACGGATATACACTTTGCATTTACTGGCCGCACAACCCGGTGGATTTGTCGATGATGAAGGTATCATCGATCTTGAACAATCACCTGCCGATATTGTCATCCTGAGCGCTGCTGATTCAACGTTGGCAGCCTTGAGCGATGCCGTTAGTCGGTTGCCTGAGGGCTATCCCTCGGTGCGACTGGCGAATTGGATGCAGCTGTTGAAGCCTGCTGCTTACGACCTTTACGAGCATAAAGTGCTTGAGAAGGCTA
Proteins encoded in this window:
- the yciC gene encoding Putative metal chaperone YciC encodes the protein MQLNKIPATIVTGFLGSGKTTLLSNVLKQAAGKRIAVIVNEFGELDIDADLLRNCPLDCEDESAEVVEGDDGIYELANGCICCTVEEEFLPVMQELVKRRDDIDHILIETSGLALPKPLVQAFNWPEIKQHCTVDAVITVVDGPAVAAGRFAADESKVQAQRLADESLDHDPSLQELLDDQLSAADLVVVSKNDLLDDDQREKVKSVVATEVSDSVKSVYISNGEAQLDLLLGLGMAAEERIDHVHTHHDHHHDHDHDHSHAHDHFDSYVITLGQVDGDKLQTQLKDLLANNNIFRAKGFAALPGKPMRQVLQAVGERLDVHFDRLWTADETPKTQLVFIGKGITEQQLIDSLKLAEVA